Proteins from one Chitinophaga oryzae genomic window:
- a CDS encoding glycosyltransferase — MFSVAFLMDLEEGHLLPSFALAHSLLKAGYRVCYVSVEDNKELVIGQGFEFHAIFKDRYPRGYRDFYKANNQLMNAGTTAGHYDYLHEIMSDSTMQQLPAADLYIVSYFLRIEGLLLQYKYGIRMAVLTPFLRAPGSGIGMDSVEELMNMPPDVVMSIIQFMQDLGRTPSSFYELVAPLEDCYEFITCVAELEPDYTASTRNVYLGPCIREQDSASSEILKDIVDQSKKLIYVSLGSQMTGHSEFSDQLLQHLRLMMMREEMAPFQVIFSRGTGHDGKDFTVEQNGRIVVCDWVPQVEVLKMSTAAVIHGGLGTIKECIYYGVPMIVCPFVRDQPLNAARIEKLNLGVSLDMAAVSGQSLSERLLHLSDNEFIRGSIEKMRNVFMEVEHNNEGVRVIEQLLCV, encoded by the coding sequence ATGTTCAGTGTTGCATTCTTGATGGACCTGGAAGAGGGTCACCTATTGCCCTCATTTGCACTGGCGCATTCTTTACTGAAAGCAGGTTACAGGGTGTGTTATGTCAGTGTGGAAGATAATAAGGAGTTGGTTATCGGCCAGGGGTTTGAATTTCATGCTATTTTCAAAGATCGGTACCCTCGTGGCTATCGTGACTTTTATAAAGCGAACAATCAGCTAATGAATGCCGGAACGACGGCAGGCCATTATGATTATCTGCATGAGATCATGAGTGATTCGACCATGCAACAACTGCCTGCCGCTGACCTTTACATTGTCAGCTATTTTCTGAGAATAGAGGGACTGTTGCTTCAATATAAATATGGTATCAGGATGGCTGTTCTTACGCCTTTTCTGAGGGCGCCCGGCTCCGGCATTGGTATGGATTCTGTTGAGGAGCTGATGAATATGCCTCCAGATGTAGTTATGTCGATTATACAATTCATGCAGGATCTTGGCCGTACGCCTTCCTCTTTTTATGAGCTGGTTGCGCCGCTGGAAGACTGTTATGAGTTTATTACCTGTGTCGCGGAACTGGAGCCGGACTATACCGCGAGCACCAGAAATGTATATCTGGGCCCCTGCATCCGGGAGCAAGACAGTGCCTCTTCGGAGATATTGAAAGACATTGTGGACCAGAGCAAGAAACTGATATATGTGTCGCTGGGCTCCCAGATGACCGGTCATAGCGAATTCAGTGACCAGCTGCTGCAACACCTCAGATTAATGATGATGAGGGAGGAAATGGCGCCTTTTCAGGTAATCTTCTCGCGGGGAACAGGGCATGATGGGAAAGACTTTACAGTTGAACAGAACGGCCGTATTGTTGTTTGTGACTGGGTGCCACAGGTGGAAGTTTTGAAGATGTCCACGGCTGCGGTTATTCATGGAGGGCTTGGGACAATAAAGGAGTGTATCTATTATGGTGTGCCGATGATCGTGTGTCCCTTTGTAAGGGATCAGCCATTAAACGCTGCCCGGATAGAAAAGCTAAATCTGGGGGTGAGCCTCGACATGGCAGCTGTGTCGGGCCAGTCGCTGTCAGAACGTCTGTTGCACC